From one Rhodamnia argentea isolate NSW1041297 chromosome 1, ASM2092103v1, whole genome shotgun sequence genomic stretch:
- the LOC115747035 gene encoding uncharacterized protein LOC115747035, translating into MERYSSAAAMVPHEEAATVPPQAYPFHKSLHSVRKAPAKPWKKPTAPLPPNPTRVYKVEPINFRELVQKLTGAPSRLPQPPARRLQEAAPPPLELVTPSPARSDISNNNNTAAAPKATTPLSTVYRELVSEGPEKKPLHKFGDGFELSLSPSFLGWSTIPMLSPGTLSGF; encoded by the coding sequence ATGGAGAGATACTCATCGGCAGCGGCCATGGTTCCGCATGAGGAGGCCGCGACTGTCCCTCCCCAGGCCTACCCGTTCCACAAGTCTCTCCACTCTGTCCGCAAAGCCCCCGCCAAGCCGTGGAAGAAGCCCACCGCCCCGCTCCCCCCCAACCCCACCCGGGTCTACAAGGTCGAGCCCATCAACTTCCGAGAGCTCGTCCAGAAGCTCACGGGGGCTCCGTCCCGGCTGCCGCAGCCCCCCGCCCGCCGGCTCCAGGAGGCGGCCCCTCCCCCGCTTGAGCTCGTGACGCCGAGCCCGGCCCGTAGCGATATCAGCAACAACAATAACACGGCAGCGGCGCCGAAGGCCACTACTCCTTTGTCTACTGTGTACAGGGAGCTGGTGTCTGAGGGCCCTGAGAAGAAGCCTCTCCACAAGTTTGGAGATGGCTTCGAGCTGAGCTTGTCGCCGAGCTTTCTCGGATGGAGCACGATTCCCATGTTGAGTCCGGGGACATTGTCCGGATTCTAG
- the LOC115747004 gene encoding ACT domain-containing protein ACR1, giving the protein MEVASYQPYIDPDYDTLIERIYPARVCIDNETCRDCTLVKVDSANKHGILLEMVQVLTDLDLVISKSYISSDGGWFMDVFHVTDQLGSKLTDESLILYIQQALCATRRGGLSKELQASSQRKHFGPRHVSSEHTVLEMTGTDRPGLLSEMSAALAEMACHIASAVAWTHHARAACIFYVEDEARGGPIVDPWRLAQIKERLENVVEAHHDEGERRSVRLTAPVAGRMHAERRLHQLMFADRDYEQCRCCGRSGCVGSGSRGGGCEGAHVSIESWKDKGYSVVNMRSRDRPKLLFDTVCALTDMQYVVFHASVSSEGSLANQEYFIRQQDGCTLDSETKKHKLTQCLLAAVERRGSHGLRLEVSTQDRPGLLSDVTRVFRENGLSITRAEVRVHGERAIGSFHVTEASGNDVNLSTVELVRKEIGGSVVIVNKSSGASTPQGPMSALSAGLISRSGDEKPRLSLGSLIWSQLERFSSNFGPIRL; this is encoded by the exons ATGGAGGTCGCTTCTTATCAACCATACATCGATCCCGACTACGATACCCTCATTGAAAGGATTTATCCCGCTCG GGTTTGCATCGACAACGAGACCTGCCGAGACTGCACGCTCGTGAAG GTGGACAGCGCGAACAAGCACGGGATCCTGCTGGAGATGGTCCAAGTCCTGACAGATCTCGACCTCGTCATCTCCAAGTCGTACATCTCCTCGGACGGCGGATGGTTCATGGACG TGTTCCACGTGACGGACCAGCTCGGCAGCAAGCTCACCGAcgaaagcctcatcctttacATTCAACAG GCTTTGTGTGCGACGAGGAGAGGGGGTCTCTCCAAGGAACTACAAGCGTCGTCGCAGAGGAAACATTTCGGGCCTCGCCACGTGTCCTCCGAGCACACGGTGCTGGAGATGACAGGGACGGACCGGCCTGGCTTGCTGTCCGAGATGTCGGCCGCCTTGGCTGAGATGGCATGCCACATCGCCTCAGCGGTGGCATGGACCCACCATGCGCGGGCCGCGTGCATATTCTATGTGGAGGACGAGGCGAGGGGCGGGCCCATCGTGGACCCCTGGCGCCTGGCCCAGATAAAGGAGAGGCTGGAGAACGTGGTCGAGGCCCACCACGACGAGGGGGAGAGGAGGAGCGTGAGGTTGACAGCTCCCGTGGCCGGGCGGATGCACGCCGAGCGGCGGCTCCACCAGCTGATGTTCGCCGATAGGGACTACGAGCAGTGCCGCTGCTGCGGGCGCAGCGGTTGTGTGGGCAGTGGCAGCCGAGGAGGCGGGTGCGAGGGGGCCCACGTGTCGATCGAGAGTTGGAAAGACAAAGGGTACTCGGTGGTGAACATGCGGAGCAGGGACAGGCCGAAGCTGCTGTTCGACACCGTGTGCGCCCTAACGGACATGCAGTATGTTGTGTTCCATGCATCAGTTAGCTCAGAGGGCTCTTTGGCTAATCAG GAGTATTTCATAAGGCAACAGGATGGATGCACCCTGGATTCCGAGACCAAGAAGCACAAACTCACTCAATGCCTCCTGGCCGCAGTCGAGCGCCGAGGGTCGCAT GGATTGAGGTTAGAAGTGAGCACTCAGGACAGGCCGGGCCTGCTCTCGGATGTGACCAGGGTGTTCCGGGAGAACGGCCTATCGATCACGAGGGCCGAGGTGAGGGTCCACGGAGAGCGAGCCATTGGGTCGTTCCACGTGACGGAAGCTTCTGGGAACGATGTGAACCTGAGCACGGTGGAACTGGTGAGGAAGGAGATCGGGGGATCGGTCGTGATCGTAAACAAGTCCTCAGGAGCGAGCACTCCTCAGGGTCCAATGTCAGCATTGTCGGCGGGTCTCATCAGCAGAAGCGGGGATGAAAAGCCGAGGCTGTCGCTCGGAAGCCTTATCTGGTCTCAGCTCGAGCGTTTCTCCAGCAACTTTGGACCAATAAGGTTGTAA